From the genome of Candidatus Scalindua japonica:
TCTCTTTGTATTCTTTTGAATTCTGAACGATCTTTGTGACTTTCATTGCTTGTAGTAATTAATTCATCCTTCATTGTCGCAATAAGTCCCTTTTGCTTATGGAGATCCGCCTCTACCGCCAGAACCCTTTTCTTTTCAGGGGACGTTTCTTCTAATTGTTTCTGTACCGCGACCTCTTCTTTCCTTAACGCTATATTCTTCTCTAGTTCTGCCCTTGCCTTTTCTTCTTCCGCTATCCTCCTTCTCTCTCCTTCAAGCTTCTTTGCCTCTTCTACTTCTTTTTCCCTCCTCTGAGTTTCCGATTCTTTAAATTTCTGTGATAAGAGGGAAACAATCTCGCTTTTCACATCAATTTCCAGTTGTGTATTTAGTTTCTGGATTTCGGCTGATTGCAGATTAAGCCTTGCCAGCCCGGTTTGTGCCAGTAACAAAGTAATTTTTTCGTCCTGTAATTTAATTTCATGTTCCAGACGACGTTTCCTGTTTTCACTTTGGTAAGAATCCTCTTGTGTTGATGGTTTTTGATTTGTGAGCGCTTTTAGTTTGTCAATGAGTCTCTTTTTTTCTTCTTCCGATTTCAATTTTAAGGCATCAATGGATGTTTTTGATGTTAACAGATATGCTTCCTTTTCTTTCACGGTTGCCTGGATTGCTTCCAAACGAATCTTAAGCAGCTCTGTTTCTTTTTGAATGCTTTCAAATTGAGATGCGGGTAATAAAGCGGCCTCTTCACTTGCCTTGTTTTTCTTATCAGTCAGAACTGGAAAAATTTTGAGTTCCTTTTCTAAAATACCGGCAACTCCTTTCATTTCCATCTTGATTCTTATCGTTTCATCTAATGTATCAATCCTGTTTTCAATAATGCTCTTTTGTTTTGTAACTAAATCTAAAACTTCTCCTTCTACCTTGTTTTCAATTAATTTGTCTTTTGTCTTTTTTAATGTCTTTATTTCTTCTTTAAGAATGTTTACGTTTGATTCAAGATTAGTTATATCTTGCCCGTTACGTCCAAGAATATCCTTTATATTTTCCTGGAACTCTGTTTGTTTTAACTTTATATCATTAAAATCAGCAGGTTGACTACAAAGTCCAGCTTTGGAAGTGTTAAATGACAGGTAAACGAAAATGATAATTATAGATGCAAATTTCCTCATGTTTCTTGACTCAATTATGGATGGTGAAAGGTATGTTATTTTGCAAATAAGGGAAATCGATTTTGTTGGATAACGTTAAATGCTTGGTAAACTTGATAATGTATTCCTCATGCCCATATGTTTTTTATTATTTATTTACGTACAAATTCCCCGGATTCTCCTTTACTGTTTTTATAAATATAGGTAAAATGTTTAAACCTTAAAAAGGCAGGCCGGTATTGAAAATATTAACCCGACAATTAAATACGCGAACCATACGAAAACGTAAAACTTTACATAAATGCTAGTTAAGAATAGATAAGCAGCAAGATAGTATACATATTTAATTGCCGGGTTAATATAATCCTGAAAAAATATCTCTATTCATATACATATCACATTAAACATTACCATAGCCTACAAAGAGCAAGCACCTCTTTTATAGGTATATTCTCATATATTTATAATTCATTATAAATTATACCAACTTTATTATATATTCCTAAAGTAAATATTAATCAAAAACTTTTAATAAACGAATATGATACAGTTTGATTATCTACTCTTTATAATAACGCAACAAACGATTAACAGGAGATGTCATGAGAAAAAAACGCATTGCTATCCTTACCGGTGGTGGTGATTGCCCCGGGATAAACGCGGTTATTAGAGCAGTCGTAAAGAAAGCTATAGTTGAACATGGCATGACAGTCATTGGCATTGAGGATGGATTTGAAGGGCTTATTCTTAACAAATATAAAACGCTCAGTTATGACGATGTTTCCGGAATTCTTACATTGGGAGGGACAATACTGGGGACATCAAACAGGGCTAACCCTTATAACTATCCGGTAATAAAAAGAGGTAAAACAGAATATAAAGATTTATCAAAATCGGTTAAACAAAACATTAAAAAACTCAACATTAACTGTTTGATTTGTGTGGGGGGAGATGGTACCTTGGGTATCGCCAACAATTTTTTTAAAGATGGCATACCGGTAATTGGTGTTCCCAAAACGATTGATAACGATATTAAAGGTACGGATATAACCTTTGGTTTTGACTCTGCAGTGCAAATCGTAACGGAAGGGATTGACAGGGTCCATACTACCGCTCAATCCCATCATAGAGTGATGATTGTTGAAGTTATGGGCCGGAGGGCTGGATGGATAGCACTCTATTCCGGAGTTGCCAGCGGGGGGGATATTATCCTGATTCCCGAAATACCTTATGATATAAATATTGTTGCAGAGAAAGTAAGGCAAAGAAATAAGAAGGGCAAGAGGTTCAGTATTGTCGTTATAGCTGAGGGAGCGAGGCCGCAGGGAGGAGATGTAATTGTACAGAGGATAGTAAAAGATAGTTCAGAGCCTGTTCGTCTTGGTGGAATAGGTTTTGTTCTTGGCGAAGAGCTGGAAAAAATTACTGATCTTGAAACACGTACTGTTGTGATGGGACATCTTCAGCGGGGTGGTGCTCCAACACCTTTTGACAGAATATTGGGATCGCAACTGGGCACAAAGACTATTGATTTAATAAATAATGAAGAATTTGGTAATATGGTAGGGGTAAAAGGGAGTAATTTTACTAAAGTATCTCTGGAACTCGTAGCAAAAGGAGTCAGACTGGTTCCTTCAAATCATATATTGGTCAGGTCCGCTCGATCAATGGGAACGTGCTTTGGAGATACTCTGTAGTCTTCACTTTCACTAACTAAAATTATCAACAAGAATTCAATAGACAAATATAATGGAAACCGTATTACCTTTTTTTGAACAGGTAAATCTCAATTTTGACAAGGCTGGAGGATATACAAACTATCCACCCGGCCTTCTGGAACAGATTAAGATTTGCAACAGTGTTTATCATATGACATTTCCCCTCAAAAGAGATGACGGCAAGATAGAGACTATACATGCGTGGAGGGCAGAACACAGCCATCATAAGTTACCAACAAAGGGTGGAATTCGTTACAGTACCCTGGTGAATGAAGATGAGATAATGGCGCTTGCCGCATTGATGACCTATAAGTGCGCTGTTATGGATGTGCCGTTTGGCGGAGCAAAAGGTGGTATTCAAATCAACCGCGAGATGTATTCGGTGAGTGAACTTGAGCGTATCACGCGACGTTATACATATGAACTTATTCGTAAGAACTTTATTGGTCCCGGGATAGACGTCCCTGCACCGGACTATGGTACGGGTGCACGTGAAATGGCGTTGATCCTCGATACATACAACGCGTTAACTCCTGATAAGCTTGACGCTCTTGCGTGTGTAACCGGTAAGCCGGTCGAACAGGGCGGAATGTACGGAAGGAAAGAAGCAACTGGCCTGGGTGTTTATTATGGTCTGCGTGAAGCGTGCAATTTTGGGGAAGACATGAAACTGCTTGGGATTTCACCCGGTTTGGAAGGAAAAACCGTTGTGGTTCAGGGATTTGGAAATGTCGGTTATCATGCTGCAAAATTCCTGCAGGAAGGCGGGGCCATCATCACAGGTATCGCAGAATATGCGGGCGCCATACATAATTCCAGAGGATTGGATGTAGAAAAAGTTGAATCATACCGTAACGAGAACGGTTCGATTCTTAATTTTGCTGGTGCTGCGACGATAAAGAACCCTGCAGACGCGCTTGAATTGGAATGCGATATTCTGGTTCCTGCCGCGCTTGAAAATCAGATTACGAGTGAGAATGTTCATCATATTAAAGCCAGAATAATCGCGGAAGCTGCAAATGGCCCAGTTACTCCGGCGGCGCATGATATTCTCAAGAAAAGAGGAGCTTTGATTATCCCGGATACATATTTGAATGCCGGCGGGGTCACTGTCTCATATTTTGAATGGCTTAATAACCTGTCTCATGTCCGTTTTGGTCGCGTGGGGAGGCGATTTGAGGAGAATAGCCGCAAGGATTTAATGATAGCCATCGAGAAGATTACCGGAAAAAGGTTTTCTGAAGAGGAAGTAACACAGCTGGTTCACGGCCCGGAAGAAAAGACATTAGTAAACTCCAGCCTTGAAGACACGATGAGTGTTGCATACAATGAAATCCGCGAGATCAGAAATCAACACATTGAAGGCGTTGACTTGAGAACAGCGTCCTTCATCAAAGCAATTCACAAGATTGCGATTTCTTATATGGAACTGGGCATTTTTCCATAAGATTCGTGATATGAACTCCCCGTGTGTCTTATAGAAGAATGGCGCTGTTCTCAGATAATGTGATGTGGATATCTTGAAACGACTGCAATGTAGACGGCGAAGTGCTCAATGTAACTAAAAAAATATATACTCTGATATTTATAAGGTTAACATTGTAAAAGGTCATGAGGTGTTGAAAGTGGTTGTCATATGCTTATTTAGATTAGTCTGTAGTATGAGCTTTTTTTATCAGAAAGTATCCTACTGCCAGGGCTATGATGATGGCCGCAATTCCAATAAGCGTAATGGGAGGGAGCTTTGTTATCTCTAGTGTTATGACCTTCCGTGCAACAGCGATTAAGGCGATTGTGAAAACCACTTCAACGTGTATCTTATCTTCGTTAATATATACCTTCAGTGATTCCAGAAGCTCAATTCCAATGAGGATCATCAGAAAGAAGCCGAAGATTACAAACAGCTGTTCTATGTTAAACATCAGAAATGGCGGTGCAATCATTTCTGTTATAAGCCACCAACCAAGCCTCACGGTTGAAACAAAAACAACTAACATCATCATGCCAATAAGAGCTATGATTATAACTCTTTCAAATTTTTTAAGCTTTTTCATCATATTGGTACTTACCTTTTTTATCAATGTTTTGTATACTCTAATTATTTTGCTGGCATAGATAGGAAAATGATATAAACAACTCCATAAAATTAACCACACAGTCTTCTCTAGTCAAGCTAATTTTTTACTTTTTATCGTTATTGGAAAATAGTATATTTTTTGTTACAAACTCTCTGGAATTATAGAAAATGATGTTGTTTTCAAAAAAAATATTTATGTAGAAGCCGGTGAATAGGAGATGAATTGAA
Proteins encoded in this window:
- a CDS encoding phosphate-starvation-inducible PsiE family protein, with the translated sequence MMKKLKKFERVIIIALIGMMMLVVFVSTVRLGWWLITEMIAPPFLMFNIEQLFVIFGFFLMILIGIELLESLKVYINEDKIHVEVVFTIALIAVARKVITLEITKLPPITLIGIAAIIIALAVGYFLIKKAHTTD
- a CDS encoding 6-phosphofructokinase, with amino-acid sequence MRKKRIAILTGGGDCPGINAVIRAVVKKAIVEHGMTVIGIEDGFEGLILNKYKTLSYDDVSGILTLGGTILGTSNRANPYNYPVIKRGKTEYKDLSKSVKQNIKKLNINCLICVGGDGTLGIANNFFKDGIPVIGVPKTIDNDIKGTDITFGFDSAVQIVTEGIDRVHTTAQSHHRVMIVEVMGRRAGWIALYSGVASGGDIILIPEIPYDINIVAEKVRQRNKKGKRFSIVVIAEGARPQGGDVIVQRIVKDSSEPVRLGGIGFVLGEELEKITDLETRTVVMGHLQRGGAPTPFDRILGSQLGTKTIDLINNEEFGNMVGVKGSNFTKVSLELVAKGVRLVPSNHILVRSARSMGTCFGDTL
- a CDS encoding Glu/Leu/Phe/Val family dehydrogenase; amino-acid sequence: METVLPFFEQVNLNFDKAGGYTNYPPGLLEQIKICNSVYHMTFPLKRDDGKIETIHAWRAEHSHHKLPTKGGIRYSTLVNEDEIMALAALMTYKCAVMDVPFGGAKGGIQINREMYSVSELERITRRYTYELIRKNFIGPGIDVPAPDYGTGAREMALILDTYNALTPDKLDALACVTGKPVEQGGMYGRKEATGLGVYYGLREACNFGEDMKLLGISPGLEGKTVVVQGFGNVGYHAAKFLQEGGAIITGIAEYAGAIHNSRGLDVEKVESYRNENGSILNFAGAATIKNPADALELECDILVPAALENQITSENVHHIKARIIAEAANGPVTPAAHDILKKRGALIIPDTYLNAGGVTVSYFEWLNNLSHVRFGRVGRRFEENSRKDLMIAIEKITGKRFSEEEVTQLVHGPEEKTLVNSSLEDTMSVAYNEIREIRNQHIEGVDLRTASFIKAIHKIAISYMELGIFP